In one Cystobacter fuscus DSM 2262 genomic region, the following are encoded:
- a CDS encoding MBL fold metallo-hydrolase — MRIHHLNCVTMCPPGGALMDGRQRPKGVPAALVCHCLLVESEQGLVLVDTGFGLQDVLHPRPRLSSFFLGLNRPQLHEGLTAVRQIERLGFKASDVRHIVLTHLDFDHAGGLDDFPMARVHVMNAEVEAAAAQRTWLDRERFRPRQWRTQPHWVTYAMPRGGERWFGFECVRELSGLPPEILLVPLVGHTLGHAGVAIQQPDGWLLHAGDAYFHHQEMNPDRPTCTPGLLMYQELMQKDGRMRRLNQERLRSLVRHHDRDVKVFCAHDAVEFERLEEEARSHEEHALRGLGSVRPEPGLTEPSLPT; from the coding sequence ATGCGCATCCATCATCTGAATTGCGTGACCATGTGTCCCCCTGGCGGAGCGTTGATGGATGGCCGACAGCGACCCAAGGGAGTCCCGGCGGCGCTGGTGTGTCACTGCCTGCTGGTGGAGAGCGAGCAGGGGCTGGTGCTGGTGGACACGGGCTTTGGCCTGCAGGACGTGCTGCACCCGAGGCCCCGGCTGAGCTCCTTCTTCCTCGGGCTCAACCGGCCGCAGCTCCACGAGGGCCTGACGGCGGTGCGGCAGATTGAACGTCTGGGTTTCAAGGCCAGCGACGTGCGGCACATCGTGCTCACGCACCTGGACTTCGACCATGCGGGAGGCCTGGATGACTTCCCGATGGCGCGGGTGCACGTGATGAACGCCGAGGTGGAGGCCGCGGCGGCGCAGCGCACGTGGCTGGACCGCGAGCGCTTCCGGCCGAGGCAGTGGAGGACGCAGCCGCACTGGGTGACGTACGCGATGCCGCGCGGGGGCGAGCGCTGGTTCGGCTTCGAGTGCGTGCGCGAGCTGTCGGGCCTGCCGCCGGAGATCCTCCTGGTGCCGCTGGTGGGGCACACGCTGGGACACGCGGGCGTGGCCATCCAACAGCCGGACGGCTGGCTGCTGCACGCCGGGGACGCGTACTTCCACCATCAGGAGATGAATCCGGATCGCCCCACGTGCACGCCGGGGCTCCTCATGTACCAGGAGCTGATGCAGAAGGATGGGCGGATGCGCCGGCTCAACCAGGAGCGGCTGCGCTCGCTGGTGCGCCACCACGACCGGGACGTGAAGGTGTTCTGCGCGCATGACGCCGTGGAGTTCGAGCGCCTGGAGGAAGAGGCGCGCTCCCACGAGGAACATGCCCTGCGCGGCCTGGGCTCGGTGCGGCCCGAGCCAGGCCTGACGGAGCCGTCCCTGCCCACTTGA
- a CDS encoding heavy metal translocating P-type ATPase, protein MSEPKKSARFSNIREKKPHVHGPGCKHDHDHDHGHGHAHVHEARPHVHGPGCDHDHDHDHHHHAPRPKRIRPPGNRPAEGGGVALQLDLEGALPGETDEVGRFERLEAALRSHHGVTKVHLRRDAGHAEVCIHYQPKGVTPQQLLTLAQHTSATVAERYHQHTWFVRGMDSGDAAAVIEHAVSRMNGVLSASVAYASERLVVEYDREALSLEDVEARVKSLGYALEVPTAGHVCSHHAHGGGLAPLLEMPLVVSAGVLLVVGWLLERFAPVPPLVPTLVWAWSMASGGFFAIKGSVQSLLQRRIDIETMMVVAAIGAAVLGAWFEGAFLLFLFSAGHALEHRAMDKARRSIESLSALRPEVARVRRGEELVEVPVEEVAQGARIVVRPGDRVPLDGIIREGKSSLDQAAITGESIPVAKQPGDEVFSGTINCEALLEVEVTRPASESVLARVVDMVAQAEAQKGPNQRFAQRLERTFAPLVMIAALVFPVVLILLGTPLKEAILRAVALLVAASPCALAISTPSAVLSAVAAAARGGVLIKGGIYLELLAGVRAIAFDKTGTLTVGRPQLITASPTPGVSREELLGTAAAVESLSAHPLAHAVVQAASREGLTLPPGAKDLEAIHGQGIRAKLGEEAVEVGSLALFAGQSLPPELAPEVNRLEEAGQTTMVVRRGERFLGVLGVADTLRSGAQRTVQELKQAGIERTVMLSGDNARVARSIASRVGLDEARAPLMPADKVTAVRELGKERPVAMVGDGVNDAPALAAAAVGVAMGGAGSDAALETADVVLMSDDLSRLPFALGLARAATSVMRQNLMIALGVSGVLIIAAILGLTRISEAVVLHEGSTLLVVANGLRLLGYKSSGPRDVSEAPAVGQPTAG, encoded by the coding sequence ATGTCCGAGCCCAAGAAGAGCGCCCGCTTCAGCAACATCCGGGAGAAGAAGCCGCACGTGCACGGCCCCGGCTGCAAGCACGACCATGATCATGACCACGGTCACGGCCATGCCCATGTCCACGAGGCCAGGCCGCACGTGCACGGCCCCGGCTGCGACCATGATCATGACCACGACCATCACCACCACGCGCCCCGGCCCAAGCGGATCCGCCCGCCCGGCAACCGGCCCGCGGAAGGCGGAGGTGTGGCGCTCCAATTGGACCTGGAAGGCGCGCTCCCGGGCGAGACCGATGAAGTCGGCCGCTTCGAGAGGCTGGAAGCGGCCCTGAGGTCCCACCACGGTGTCACCAAGGTGCACCTGCGGCGCGACGCGGGCCACGCCGAGGTGTGCATCCACTATCAGCCCAAGGGCGTGACTCCCCAGCAACTGCTCACGCTCGCCCAGCACACCAGCGCCACCGTGGCCGAGCGCTACCACCAGCACACCTGGTTCGTGCGCGGCATGGACTCGGGCGACGCCGCGGCCGTCATCGAGCACGCCGTGAGCCGGATGAACGGCGTCCTCTCGGCGAGCGTGGCCTACGCGAGCGAGCGGCTCGTGGTCGAGTACGACCGCGAGGCGCTCTCCCTCGAGGACGTCGAGGCCCGGGTGAAGTCGCTCGGCTACGCGCTGGAGGTGCCCACCGCGGGCCATGTCTGCTCGCACCACGCCCATGGCGGCGGCCTCGCGCCCCTGCTCGAGATGCCCCTCGTCGTGAGCGCCGGCGTGCTGCTCGTCGTGGGTTGGCTGCTCGAGCGCTTCGCCCCCGTGCCCCCCCTGGTCCCCACGCTCGTCTGGGCCTGGTCCATGGCCAGCGGCGGCTTCTTCGCCATCAAGGGCTCGGTGCAGTCGCTGCTCCAGCGGCGCATCGACATCGAGACCATGATGGTGGTGGCGGCCATCGGCGCGGCGGTGCTCGGCGCCTGGTTCGAGGGCGCCTTCCTGCTCTTCCTCTTCAGCGCGGGCCATGCTCTCGAGCACCGGGCGATGGACAAGGCCCGCCGCTCCATCGAGTCACTCAGCGCCCTGCGTCCCGAGGTGGCACGCGTGCGCCGGGGCGAGGAGCTCGTCGAGGTTCCCGTGGAAGAGGTGGCCCAGGGCGCGCGCATCGTCGTGCGCCCCGGCGACCGCGTGCCCCTGGACGGCATCATCCGCGAGGGCAAGAGCTCGTTGGATCAGGCCGCCATCACCGGCGAGTCCATCCCCGTGGCCAAACAGCCCGGCGACGAGGTGTTCAGCGGCACCATCAACTGCGAGGCCCTGCTGGAGGTGGAGGTGACGCGGCCCGCCTCGGAGTCGGTGCTCGCGCGGGTGGTGGACATGGTCGCCCAGGCCGAGGCCCAGAAGGGCCCCAACCAGCGCTTCGCCCAGCGCCTGGAGCGCACGTTCGCCCCCCTGGTGATGATCGCCGCGCTCGTCTTCCCGGTGGTGCTCATCCTGCTCGGCACTCCGCTCAAGGAGGCCATCCTGCGCGCGGTGGCGCTGCTCGTGGCGGCCTCGCCCTGCGCGCTCGCCATCTCCACGCCCTCGGCGGTGCTCTCGGCGGTGGCGGCGGCGGCGCGCGGTGGCGTGCTCATCAAGGGCGGCATCTACCTGGAGCTGCTCGCGGGCGTGCGCGCCATCGCCTTCGACAAGACGGGCACCCTCACCGTGGGCCGGCCCCAGCTCATCACCGCCTCGCCCACCCCGGGCGTGTCCCGCGAGGAGCTGCTCGGCACCGCCGCGGCCGTCGAGTCGCTCTCCGCCCACCCGCTCGCGCACGCCGTGGTGCAGGCCGCCTCACGCGAGGGCCTCACCCTGCCCCCGGGCGCGAAGGATCTCGAGGCCATCCACGGCCAGGGCATCCGCGCGAAGCTCGGTGAGGAGGCCGTGGAGGTGGGCAGCCTCGCGCTCTTCGCGGGCCAATCCCTGCCCCCCGAGCTCGCCCCCGAGGTGAACCGGCTCGAGGAGGCGGGACAGACCACCATGGTGGTGCGGCGCGGGGAGCGCTTCCTCGGCGTGCTCGGGGTGGCGGACACGCTGCGCTCGGGCGCGCAGCGCACCGTCCAGGAGCTCAAGCAGGCGGGCATCGAGCGCACGGTGATGCTCTCCGGAGACAATGCGCGCGTCGCCCGCTCCATCGCCTCGCGGGTGGGGCTCGACGAGGCGCGCGCCCCGCTGATGCCCGCCGACAAGGTCACCGCGGTGCGCGAGCTGGGCAAGGAGCGCCCGGTGGCCATGGTGGGCGATGGGGTGAACGACGCGCCCGCGCTCGCCGCCGCCGCGGTGGGTGTGGCCATGGGTGGCGCCGGCTCGGACGCGGCGCTGGAGACCGCCGACGTGGTGCTCATGAGCGATGACCTCTCCCGGCTGCCCTTCGCCCTGGGGCTCGCCCGCGCCGCCACGTCGGTGATGCGGCAGAACCTGATGATCGCCCTGGGAGTGAGCGGCGTGCTGATCATCGCCGCCATCCTCGGGCTCACGAGGATCAGCGAGGCGGTGGTGCTCCACGAGGGCAGCACGCTCCTGGTGGTCGCCAACGGCCTGCGCCTGCTCGGCTACAAGTCCTCGGGTCCGCGCGACGTGTCCGAGGCGCCCGCCGTCGGTCAGCCCACGGCGGGCTAG
- a CDS encoding VWA domain-containing protein, with amino-acid sequence MAGHEVIMKPFSDVHRLGNKVVATLLHDPTVEGLDVALYMDGSASMEDEYGPRGILAKLAPVKNLVEPQMRWMLEYLANKDRDGKVRVAYWATGDGSQLEEVGELTGPQAKDFRFPGPRAYGKATVMLPVLRDFVAHMKQQVQVGARRGLAVIITDSQISDAPNVTAYATQVAKEIASGRLPRMNFVFVGVGEQVDEEQMEEISHETYPGVGHLWCHRIADRMEEMAELVAVLVDETMTVAAGGTVYDEQGNTLKAYEGRLPAVLEFDVPATCKAFTLEVAGQRFTQPIPEEHEEDEDHHEEERAPEPEPVSAPAARKKHRGHGH; translated from the coding sequence ATGGCCGGCCATGAAGTCATCATGAAGCCGTTCTCCGACGTGCACCGCCTGGGCAACAAGGTGGTGGCCACGCTGCTGCATGACCCGACGGTGGAGGGGCTCGACGTGGCCCTCTACATGGACGGCTCGGCGAGCATGGAGGACGAGTACGGGCCGCGGGGCATCCTCGCCAAGCTCGCGCCGGTGAAGAACCTGGTCGAGCCGCAGATGCGCTGGATGCTCGAGTACCTGGCCAACAAGGACCGGGATGGCAAGGTGCGCGTGGCCTATTGGGCCACGGGCGACGGCAGCCAGCTCGAGGAGGTGGGCGAGCTGACCGGCCCCCAGGCCAAGGACTTCCGCTTCCCCGGCCCGCGCGCCTACGGCAAGGCCACGGTGATGCTGCCCGTGCTGCGGGACTTCGTGGCCCACATGAAGCAGCAGGTGCAGGTGGGAGCCCGGCGGGGCCTGGCCGTCATCATCACCGACTCGCAGATCTCCGACGCCCCCAACGTGACGGCCTACGCCACGCAGGTGGCCAAGGAGATCGCCTCCGGCCGCCTGCCGCGGATGAACTTCGTGTTCGTCGGCGTGGGCGAGCAGGTGGACGAGGAGCAGATGGAGGAGATCTCCCACGAGACCTACCCGGGCGTGGGCCACCTGTGGTGCCACCGCATCGCCGACCGCATGGAGGAGATGGCGGAGTTGGTCGCGGTGCTCGTGGACGAGACCATGACGGTGGCCGCCGGGGGCACCGTGTATGACGAGCAGGGCAACACCCTCAAGGCCTACGAGGGCCGGCTGCCCGCGGTGCTCGAGTTCGACGTGCCCGCCACGTGCAAGGCCTTCACCCTGGAGGTCGCGGGCCAGCGCTTCACCCAGCCCATCCCCGAGGAGCACGAGGAGGATGAGGACCACCACGAAGAGGAGCGCGCCCCCGAGCCCGAGCCGGTGAGCGCCCCCGCCGCCCGCAAGAAGCACCGCGGCCACGGCCACTAG
- a CDS encoding vWA domain-containing protein: MGHEKPVEPFSDLHVEDGKVHAVLLHDPTVEGLDMAIYMDASGSMKEEYEYTRPKRSFLEWLQDAPLKETTNQVEPQVRWMLEYLATKDRNGLLRVAYWACGASGKDIEVLGEYKGTAVKQHKFPGPQRLGNHTYLEPALRDYVSYLKEQVAQGARRGCAVIVTDGRLNDAPEVKKFSAKVAKDIASGKLPRLNFVLVGVGDNIDEEQLEDIAHEEFPGVGHLWCHRIAKEITQVAELVAVLVDENMTVAAGGTIYGDKGQVLKTYEGRLPAVLEFDVPEGTKSFTLEVNGQRFTQPLPDEDDHHDEDEDEDHH, from the coding sequence ATGGGACACGAGAAACCAGTCGAGCCGTTCTCCGATCTCCACGTCGAGGACGGAAAGGTCCACGCGGTGTTGCTGCATGACCCGACGGTGGAGGGCCTGGACATGGCCATCTACATGGATGCCTCGGGCAGCATGAAGGAGGAGTACGAGTACACGCGGCCCAAGCGCTCCTTCCTGGAGTGGTTGCAAGACGCGCCGCTCAAGGAGACGACCAACCAGGTCGAGCCCCAGGTGCGCTGGATGCTCGAGTACCTGGCCACCAAGGATCGTAACGGCTTGCTGCGCGTGGCCTATTGGGCCTGTGGCGCCTCGGGCAAGGACATCGAGGTGCTCGGCGAGTACAAGGGCACGGCCGTCAAGCAGCACAAGTTCCCCGGTCCCCAGCGGCTCGGCAACCACACGTACCTCGAGCCCGCGCTGCGCGACTACGTGAGCTACCTCAAGGAGCAGGTGGCGCAGGGAGCCCGTCGCGGCTGCGCCGTCATCGTCACCGACGGCCGTCTGAACGATGCGCCGGAAGTGAAGAAGTTCTCGGCGAAGGTCGCCAAGGACATCGCCTCCGGGAAGCTGCCCCGGCTCAACTTCGTGCTCGTCGGCGTGGGGGACAACATCGACGAGGAGCAGCTCGAGGACATCGCCCACGAGGAGTTCCCCGGCGTGGGCCACCTGTGGTGCCACCGCATCGCCAAGGAAATCACCCAGGTGGCCGAGCTCGTCGCGGTGCTCGTGGACGAGAACATGACCGTCGCCGCCGGCGGCACCATCTATGGCGACAAGGGCCAGGTGCTCAAGACGTACGAGGGCCGCCTGCCCGCGGTGCTCGAGTTCGACGTCCCCGAGGGCACCAAGAGCTTCACCCTCGAGGTCAACGGCCAGCGCTTCACCCAGCCGCTGCCCGACGAGGATGACCACCACGACGAGGACGAAGACGAGGATCACCACTGA
- a CDS encoding RtcB family protein: MSWTQQLEKVAPGHFVLPKTKTMRVEAHLFLSDKLLWGEGPESPGLEEAVFNQVVNAASFPGVTRVAVTPDCHVGYGVPIGTVVETEGVLLPTAAGYDIGCGMVQLQTTLTAEDVADPAKRRQWIDEVTRRIAVGVGASRVQKQRRIDARTFAEVVRHGAQALGRHASATERDFLPVEDDRVDIPTRAYDKRDQLGSLGGGNHFTEMQVDESGRVWVMLHTGSRGFGWNIAKHFFVEGAAALGLGKHSEDFIWLDASSRLGKDYWNLHNMAANFAVANRLLIGEAVCGALEDVFGGTASIYYEISHNLIQKESGRFVARKGATRAFPGGHPALTGTPWAKSGHPILIPGSMETGSAILFAEKGASQSIYSVNHGAGRRLSRGEARRVLDQDETDLRMMEADILLNTRTTPLDESGPCYKNLDDVLNTVEMAGLATVARRLKPVACIKGAD; the protein is encoded by the coding sequence ATGAGTTGGACGCAACAGTTGGAGAAGGTCGCGCCGGGGCACTTCGTGCTCCCGAAGACGAAGACGATGCGAGTGGAGGCCCACCTCTTCCTCTCGGACAAGCTCTTGTGGGGCGAGGGCCCCGAGTCGCCCGGACTCGAGGAGGCCGTCTTCAACCAGGTGGTCAACGCCGCCTCCTTCCCGGGCGTCACCCGCGTGGCGGTGACGCCGGACTGCCACGTGGGCTACGGCGTGCCCATCGGCACGGTGGTGGAGACCGAGGGCGTGCTCTTGCCCACCGCGGCCGGCTACGACATCGGCTGCGGCATGGTGCAGTTGCAGACCACCCTCACCGCCGAGGACGTGGCCGACCCCGCCAAGCGCCGCCAGTGGATCGACGAGGTCACCCGGCGCATCGCGGTGGGCGTGGGCGCGTCGCGGGTGCAGAAGCAGCGCCGCATCGACGCGCGCACCTTCGCCGAGGTCGTGCGGCACGGAGCCCAGGCGCTCGGCCGTCACGCGTCCGCCACCGAGCGCGACTTCCTCCCGGTGGAGGACGATCGGGTGGACATCCCCACGCGGGCCTACGACAAGCGCGATCAGCTCGGCAGCCTCGGGGGCGGCAACCACTTCACCGAGATGCAGGTGGATGAGTCCGGGCGGGTGTGGGTGATGCTGCACACGGGCAGCCGCGGCTTCGGCTGGAACATCGCCAAGCACTTCTTCGTGGAGGGCGCGGCGGCGCTGGGGCTCGGCAAGCACAGCGAGGACTTCATCTGGCTCGACGCCAGCAGCCGCCTGGGCAAGGACTACTGGAACCTGCACAACATGGCGGCCAACTTCGCGGTGGCCAACCGGCTGCTCATCGGCGAGGCGGTGTGCGGGGCGCTCGAGGACGTGTTCGGCGGCACCGCGAGCATCTACTACGAGATCTCCCACAACCTCATCCAGAAGGAGTCGGGCCGGTTCGTGGCCCGCAAGGGCGCCACGCGCGCCTTCCCCGGCGGGCACCCCGCCCTCACCGGCACGCCCTGGGCCAAGAGCGGCCACCCCATCCTCATTCCCGGCTCCATGGAGACCGGCAGCGCCATCCTCTTCGCCGAGAAGGGAGCCTCGCAGTCCATCTACTCGGTGAACCACGGCGCGGGGCGGCGGCTGTCGCGCGGCGAGGCGCGGCGGGTATTGGATCAGGACGAGACGGACCTGCGCATGATGGAGGCCGACATCCTCCTCAACACGCGCACCACGCCGCTGGACGAGTCGGGCCCTTGCTACAAGAACCTCGACGACGTGCTGAACACGGTGGAGATGGCGGGTCTGGCCACGGTGGCCCGGCGCCTCAAGCCGGTGGCCTGCATCAAGGGCGCGGACTGA
- a CDS encoding response regulator, with product MSAPTSSILLVEDDPDIRDTVSELLELEGYQMVTSPNGQEALEQLQHMKRPCLILLDVMMPVMDGYAFMKGMRADGHLADIPVVVTSASHKPPEGACAYVPKPIDVDRLLAVVKTYCRSSTSE from the coding sequence ATGAGCGCACCGACTTCCAGCATCCTGCTGGTCGAGGATGATCCGGACATTCGCGACACGGTGTCCGAGCTGCTGGAGCTGGAAGGCTACCAGATGGTCACTTCCCCCAACGGGCAGGAGGCCCTGGAGCAGTTGCAGCACATGAAGCGGCCCTGTCTCATCCTGCTGGACGTGATGATGCCCGTCATGGACGGCTATGCGTTCATGAAGGGGATGCGGGCGGACGGACACCTCGCGGACATTCCGGTGGTGGTGACGTCGGCGAGCCACAAGCCGCCCGAGGGGGCGTGTGCCTACGTGCCCAAGCCCATCGACGTGGACCGGCTGCTCGCGGTGGTGAAGACGTACTGTCGCTCCAGCACGAGCGAGTGA
- a CDS encoding TadE/TadG family type IV pilus assembly protein gives MASSPIQRRRHESGQAAVEAALCLPLVVFLILGTLQLFMLLQARILAEVAVYRAVRAGSLNHANCKAMTHAAVVTMLPTVAATTSGAQLADAFRERRENYLRVRGSSGKLFSAGPVVEIVRESPAVGWVRGLSGGEDLMFDAPTDSAAELRRRTLEIRMVAWYYMRIPFADWVLNRMFLAHFKLKRYTAANPLMPAQRHAGGWDDGGVTLPSGGWPGGDLGDRMVEWSAQGHYLFPIQVHAAMRMMTPVKASNFQGGAACSLHSF, from the coding sequence ATGGCTTCTTCCCCCATTCAGCGACGGCGTCACGAGTCCGGTCAGGCCGCGGTGGAGGCGGCCTTGTGCCTGCCCTTGGTGGTGTTCCTCATCCTGGGCACGTTGCAGCTGTTCATGCTGTTGCAGGCGCGCATCCTGGCCGAGGTGGCGGTGTACCGGGCGGTGCGCGCGGGCAGCCTCAATCACGCCAACTGCAAGGCGATGACGCACGCGGCCGTGGTGACGATGCTGCCCACGGTGGCGGCCACCACGTCGGGCGCGCAACTGGCGGATGCCTTCCGGGAGCGTCGGGAGAACTACCTGCGCGTGCGCGGCTCGTCCGGGAAGCTGTTCTCCGCGGGACCCGTGGTGGAGATCGTCCGCGAGTCGCCCGCCGTGGGCTGGGTGCGCGGGCTGTCCGGGGGCGAGGATTTGATGTTCGACGCGCCCACGGACTCGGCGGCGGAGCTGCGGCGGCGCACGCTCGAGATCCGCATGGTGGCCTGGTACTACATGCGCATTCCGTTCGCGGACTGGGTGCTGAACCGCATGTTCCTCGCCCACTTCAAACTCAAGCGCTACACGGCCGCCAATCCGCTGATGCCCGCGCAGAGGCACGCGGGGGGGTGGGACGACGGTGGCGTGACGCTGCCGTCGGGTGGCTGGCCCGGCGGTGACCTGGGCGATCGCATGGTGGAGTGGAGCGCACAGGGCCACTACCTGTTCCCCATCCAGGTGCACGCGGCCATGCGGATGATGACGCCGGTGAAGGCCAGCAACTTCCAGGGAGGTGCCGCATGCAGCCTGCACTCCTTCTGA